Proteins encoded together in one Jeotgalibacillus aurantiacus window:
- a CDS encoding type 1 glutamine amidotransferase domain-containing protein: MSKRVLMVLTNTSEIDAEHPTGLWLSEFAEPYVEFKKHGYDVTVVSPKGGGIPLDPNSLDDNENPAEWKEAEAELQNTEKLSSVVFENFDGIFLPGGHGTMFDLPNEPQLQDALAHFAENDKVIGAVCHGPAGFVDVQLKDGSYLVKGKKMTGFTNEEEKETGLDPLMPFMLQAKLEEQGAHFVAKGNWAEHVLTDGKFITGQNPQSSQKAAEAFVKVL; encoded by the coding sequence ATGAGTAAACGAGTATTAATGGTATTAACGAATACGAGTGAGATTGATGCGGAACACCCGACTGGTTTGTGGCTTTCGGAATTTGCAGAGCCATATGTTGAATTTAAAAAACATGGTTATGATGTAACGGTAGTAAGTCCGAAGGGTGGAGGCATCCCGCTTGATCCGAACAGTCTGGATGATAATGAGAATCCGGCTGAGTGGAAGGAAGCGGAGGCTGAGCTTCAGAATACGGAGAAGCTTTCGAGTGTTGTATTTGAGAACTTTGATGGTATTTTCCTACCGGGTGGTCACGGTACGATGTTTGACCTTCCAAATGAACCGCAGCTGCAGGATGCGTTAGCGCACTTTGCTGAGAATGATAAGGTGATTGGGGCGGTATGTCATGGACCAGCCGGTTTTGTTGATGTACAGCTGAAGGATGGTTCGTACCTTGTGAAGGGTAAAAAGATGACTGGTTTTACGAACGAAGAGGAAAAAGAGACGGGATTGGATCCGCTGATGCCGTTTATGCTTCAGGCGAAGCTTGAGGAACAGGGTGCTCATTTTGTGGCTAAGGGCAATTGGGCTGAGCATGTTCTGACTGATGGGAAGTTCATTACTGGACAGAATCCTCAGTCAAGCCAGAAGGCTGCTGAGGCGTTTGTGAAGGTATTATAA
- a CDS encoding Gfo/Idh/MocA family protein: protein MNTLSIGIIGLGAIGQRLIPAFIEHDHYEISAISDVNPELMDQIQTQHALSAVKYADGFDLIQHDGLDAIYIAVPPKWHAAYALAAAEKGLALLCEKPLANSIEEAEQMTDAVEKYNVIDAIHFPLHYSQEKSLLTEKLKEIGEVNRIELTMRFETWPRFWQHNDWINKREQGGFIREITPHFIQLTHELFGEIDINSHATNYPANNSDSETSVIAFGTVGTDIPFLLNGHSGIGLKDDLTYRIYGTKGVLSLDQWAELKHGTPEQPLTLIQRRAQSASASILDEFYQAITTGDGNIVSFKEGLNVQRVFEQLL from the coding sequence ATGAACACATTATCCATTGGCATCATCGGCCTCGGTGCAATCGGTCAGCGCTTAATTCCTGCATTTATCGAACATGACCATTATGAAATCTCAGCAATCAGCGATGTGAATCCTGAGCTGATGGATCAAATACAAACACAGCACGCCCTATCTGCTGTAAAATATGCTGATGGCTTCGATTTAATTCAGCATGACGGACTTGACGCCATCTATATCGCCGTCCCTCCAAAATGGCACGCTGCATACGCACTGGCTGCAGCAGAAAAAGGTCTGGCTCTTTTATGCGAAAAGCCACTGGCTAATTCAATAGAAGAAGCAGAACAAATGACTGATGCAGTAGAAAAGTACAACGTCATTGACGCGATCCATTTTCCATTGCACTACAGCCAGGAAAAATCTCTGCTTACAGAAAAGCTGAAGGAAATCGGTGAAGTAAACCGGATCGAATTAACGATGCGCTTTGAGACATGGCCACGCTTCTGGCAGCACAACGACTGGATCAATAAACGTGAACAAGGCGGATTCATACGCGAAATCACCCCGCACTTCATTCAGCTCACACATGAACTGTTTGGGGAAATCGATATCAATTCCCATGCAACGAATTACCCTGCAAACAATTCTGATAGTGAAACAAGCGTCATCGCATTTGGAACAGTCGGTACCGATATCCCATTTTTACTGAATGGACACAGTGGGATCGGATTAAAAGATGACCTCACCTACCGGATCTACGGAACAAAAGGCGTTCTATCTCTTGATCAATGGGCAGAATTAAAACACGGAACCCCTGAACAACCTCTGACTCTTATTCAAAGAAGAGCTCAGTCCGCATCTGCATCAATATTAGATGAATTTTATCAGGCTATTACCACTGGGGATGGAAATATTGTCTCCTTCAAAGAAGGACTCAATGTACAACGCGTATTCGAACAGCTCCTATAA
- a CDS encoding DUF2179 domain-containing protein — protein sequence MVAIIFVINIFYVSFFTVRMILTLKGYRYYAAAVSMVEVVIYVVGLGLVLDNLNEIQNLIAYAVGYGMGVIIGMKIEEKMALGYITVNVITTDNGLELPSKLRTLGYGVTDWEANGLEGGRWAMQILTPRKYELKLYERIKEIDPKAFIISYEPKAIHGGFWVKSVRRRMTREEQAS from the coding sequence ATGGTTGCAATTATTTTTGTGATCAACATCTTTTATGTATCGTTTTTTACAGTCAGAATGATTCTGACGTTAAAAGGATACCGTTATTATGCCGCGGCGGTCAGTATGGTGGAAGTCGTGATTTACGTTGTGGGACTTGGACTGGTACTCGATAATCTGAACGAAATCCAGAATCTGATTGCGTATGCAGTCGGTTATGGGATGGGTGTCATTATCGGGATGAAGATAGAAGAGAAGATGGCATTAGGGTATATTACGGTTAATGTTATTACAACAGATAATGGGCTGGAGCTTCCGAGTAAACTGCGTACTTTAGGATATGGCGTGACGGACTGGGAAGCGAATGGTCTTGAGGGCGGACGCTGGGCGATGCAGATCCTGACGCCGCGTAAATATGAGTTAAAGCTGTATGAGCGGATTAAGGAGATTGATCCGAAGGCATTTATTATATCGTATGAACCTAAAGCGATTCATGGCGGCTTCTGGGTGAAAAGTGTAAGGAGACGAATGACGCGGGAGGAACAGGCTTCATGA
- a CDS encoding NETI motif-containing protein, producing MSKKWFDVEEHETIGDCLDRMAAEGYTPVRRMEEPVFQEVKEGSSIKREPVRQKIRFQGLKSEQ from the coding sequence ATGAGTAAAAAATGGTTTGACGTTGAAGAGCATGAAACAATCGGTGACTGTCTGGACCGTATGGCGGCAGAGGGATATACGCCGGTGAGAAGAATGGAAGAGCCTGTGTTTCAGGAAGTGAAAGAAGGATCTTCTATAAAAAGGGAACCTGTCCGGCAGAAAATCCGGTTTCAAGGTCTTAAAAGCGAACAATGA
- the purE gene encoding 5-(carboxyamino)imidazole ribonucleotide mutase, producing MSAVVSVIMGSTSDWPTMKKACERLEELEIPFEKQVVSAHRTPDLMFSFAEQARDRGIKVIIAGAGGAAHLPGMVAAKTTLPVIGVPIQSKALKGLDSLLSIVQMPAGVPVATVAIGEAGAANAGLLAAQILSAFEPDIANRLADVRKKSEEKVLESSGDLV from the coding sequence ATGTCAGCAGTGGTTAGCGTAATTATGGGCAGTACATCAGACTGGCCTACCATGAAGAAAGCTTGTGAACGTCTTGAGGAGCTTGAGATCCCGTTTGAAAAGCAGGTGGTGAGTGCACACCGCACGCCGGATCTGATGTTTTCATTTGCTGAGCAGGCGAGAGATCGCGGCATTAAGGTTATTATTGCCGGAGCTGGCGGAGCAGCGCATCTTCCAGGGATGGTTGCAGCGAAAACGACACTTCCTGTGATTGGGGTTCCGATTCAGTCTAAGGCACTGAAAGGACTCGATTCTTTGCTTTCCATTGTGCAGATGCCTGCCGGTGTTCCAGTCGCAACGGTTGCGATTGGTGAAGCTGGGGCTGCCAATGCCGGACTGCTTGCAGCACAGATTCTGTCCGCATTTGAACCGGACATTGCCAATCGTCTCGCAGACGTACGGAAGAAAAGTGAAGAAAAAGTACTCGAAAGCAGTGGTGACCTCGTATGA
- the purK gene encoding 5-(carboxyamino)imidazole ribonucleotide synthase, with protein sequence MTMIKPPAVIGIIGGGQLGRMMALAAKEAGFKIAVLDPAEDGPCAQVADYPIIAAYDDPAGLEKLSKLSDIVTYEFENIDADSLDELQKHVPVPQGSDLIRITQNRQLEKENLTAAGVPVADYKIIEHEQGLYDIIGTFGFPSILKTATGGYDGKGQVKLMSNDDLAEAAELIHQNGTCVLESFVDFDLEISVIIQRNERGETVHQPVAENVHVNQILHASIVPARISQAVRENAVKLANQIADHLQLIGTLAVEMFVDKNGEIYVNELAPRPHNSGHYSIEASTCSQFHQHIRSVLNWPLAPAELVKPVVMVNVLGQHMEGTLDAMEKYPHWSFHLYGKHEAKTNRKMGHVTILTDDLENTLQEIDESGIWQTRIKQEAQS encoded by the coding sequence ATGACGATGATCAAACCTCCAGCGGTGATAGGGATTATAGGTGGTGGACAGCTTGGCCGGATGATGGCACTCGCTGCCAAGGAAGCCGGCTTTAAAATTGCCGTATTAGATCCTGCAGAGGACGGACCATGTGCACAGGTGGCCGATTACCCGATTATTGCAGCCTATGATGACCCTGCAGGCTTAGAAAAGCTTTCAAAATTGAGCGATATTGTTACGTATGAATTCGAAAATATAGATGCTGATTCACTCGATGAACTGCAAAAGCATGTGCCCGTTCCACAGGGTTCTGACCTGATCCGGATTACGCAGAACCGCCAGCTTGAAAAGGAAAATCTCACAGCAGCAGGGGTACCGGTAGCGGACTATAAAATCATTGAACACGAACAAGGATTATATGATATCATAGGAACGTTCGGTTTTCCGTCGATTTTAAAAACGGCAACAGGAGGCTATGACGGCAAGGGGCAGGTCAAGCTGATGAGCAATGATGATTTGGCAGAAGCTGCCGAGCTGATTCATCAGAACGGGACTTGTGTGCTTGAATCATTTGTTGATTTCGATCTTGAAATCTCAGTCATTATTCAGCGCAATGAACGGGGAGAAACGGTGCATCAGCCGGTTGCTGAGAATGTACATGTGAATCAGATCCTTCATGCTTCAATCGTACCTGCTCGCATCAGCCAGGCTGTTCGTGAAAATGCTGTAAAGCTGGCGAATCAGATCGCAGACCACCTTCAGCTCATTGGAACGCTGGCAGTTGAGATGTTTGTCGATAAAAACGGTGAGATTTATGTCAATGAGCTGGCACCGAGACCGCATAATTCGGGTCATTATTCCATTGAAGCGAGTACGTGCTCTCAGTTCCATCAGCATATCCGGTCCGTGTTAAACTGGCCGCTAGCGCCTGCTGAACTCGTAAAGCCGGTTGTGATGGTGAATGTGCTGGGTCAGCATATGGAAGGCACTCTTGACGCCATGGAAAAGTATCCTCACTGGTCGTTTCATTTATACGGAAAACACGAAGCGAAAACAAACCGCAAAATGGGTCATGTCACGATCCTGACGGACGATCTT